The following are from one region of the Planctomonas sp. JC2975 genome:
- a CDS encoding alpha/beta fold hydrolase, which translates to MSSSAIRIRPRTRLAMAATAFTLVAGLVGCTNEHAPHRSTSQSTSTSATGTLHWVRNDGHRLAFYVTSGAATKPAIVLDAGGGNDASYWDQLVPRLSKQTGAEIITYDREGMGKSQYVPGAYSDHEEASDLDAGLAALGVVGHSVLVSHSEAGEIATTLVNDAPDAILAAVLIDASLPEFYTPIETARIVAGNAPTVAALEKLPAGKLTAADRQLLQVAENYGREHLEFGKLGWPSTIPVAVIVSASTPFPAGPDADAWRAAQEAFAAQAPNRTLITAAGTSHDVPLDAPGLVAEQVGTLFTTLQ; encoded by the coding sequence ATGTCCTCGTCCGCCATCCGTATCCGTCCACGCACACGCCTGGCGATGGCCGCAACGGCTTTCACCCTGGTCGCTGGTTTAGTCGGCTGCACGAATGAGCACGCCCCGCACCGGAGCACGTCGCAGAGCACTAGTACGTCCGCAACCGGAACCCTGCACTGGGTACGAAACGACGGTCACAGGCTCGCGTTCTACGTCACATCCGGGGCAGCCACCAAGCCGGCGATCGTGCTGGATGCCGGCGGCGGCAACGACGCGAGCTACTGGGACCAACTCGTTCCACGACTGTCGAAGCAGACCGGCGCCGAGATCATCACGTACGACAGAGAGGGCATGGGCAAGAGTCAGTACGTGCCCGGCGCGTATTCGGATCACGAGGAGGCGTCGGACTTGGATGCTGGACTCGCAGCTCTCGGAGTGGTGGGCCACAGTGTGCTGGTGTCTCATTCAGAGGCAGGCGAGATCGCAACGACTCTCGTGAACGACGCGCCGGACGCCATCCTCGCCGCCGTGCTGATCGATGCGAGCCTCCCCGAGTTCTACACGCCGATCGAAACCGCGCGGATCGTCGCGGGCAATGCGCCAACAGTGGCGGCTCTCGAGAAGCTACCGGCGGGAAAGCTCACCGCGGCAGACCGCCAGCTGCTTCAGGTCGCAGAGAACTATGGGCGCGAGCACCTCGAATTCGGCAAGCTCGGGTGGCCGTCGACCATCCCCGTCGCCGTCATCGTGTCCGCCTCGACGCCCTTCCCTGCCGGTCCGGATGCCGACGCTTGGCGCGCAGCGCAAGAGGCATTCGCAGCACAAGCACCGAACCGCACGCTCATCACTGCAGCAGGCACTTCCCACGACGTCCCGCTCGATGCCCCGGGGTTGGTCGCTGAGCAGGTGGGCACGCTGTTTACCACGTTGCAGTGA
- a CDS encoding alpha/beta hydrolase has product MAAQGGDWGAVVTTALGAERPEGLLGIHLNTQYAFPDQIPDNLSPDEQYAVDTLALYTGILGGSNHLQGTKPETVGIALADSPAGQAVWIYEKFQSKTDNHGRAEDALSTDAMLDAISLYWFTNSAASSARIYWENRAASMAGPKLTLPVAVTVFPRDIPRLLRSWIEDTYANLIHYGEAERGGHFAALEQPDILVGEIRDGLRSLRARL; this is encoded by the coding sequence GTGGCCGCTCAGGGAGGCGACTGGGGTGCCGTCGTGACGACTGCGCTCGGTGCGGAACGACCAGAGGGGCTTCTCGGAATCCACCTGAACACGCAGTACGCCTTCCCTGACCAGATCCCCGACAACCTGTCGCCCGACGAGCAGTACGCGGTAGACACACTCGCCCTCTACACCGGCATCCTCGGCGGGTCGAACCACCTGCAGGGGACGAAGCCGGAGACCGTGGGAATCGCGCTCGCGGACTCCCCCGCCGGGCAGGCCGTTTGGATTTACGAGAAGTTCCAGTCGAAGACCGACAACCATGGGCGAGCCGAAGACGCACTCAGCACCGATGCCATGCTCGATGCGATCTCGCTGTACTGGTTCACCAACAGCGCCGCATCTTCCGCCCGCATCTATTGGGAGAACCGCGCCGCCAGCATGGCCGGCCCGAAGCTCACGCTACCCGTCGCCGTGACCGTGTTCCCCCGCGACATTCCCCGCCTACTGCGCAGCTGGATCGAGGACACGTACGCGAACCTGATCCACTACGGCGAGGCGGAGAGGGGCGGACACTTCGCCGCACTCGAGCAGCCCGACATCCTGGTCGGCGAGATCCGGGACGGGCTCCGAAGCCTCCGCGCACGCCTGTAG
- a CDS encoding epoxide hydrolase — translation MTASTSASASDIRPFTVAIPDSEIDDLQHRLVATRWPDPETVQDWSQGVRVENARSFVDYWAREYDWRRFERELNRLPQFVTEIDGLDIHFIHVRSKNPNAMPLILTHGWPGSIVEFLKLIGPLTDPETFGGDVEDSFDVVIPSLPGFGFSGKPTETGWTVARIAKAWAELMGRLGYARWPLREATGVPS, via the coding sequence ATGACCGCGTCGACGTCTGCATCCGCGAGCGACATCCGCCCCTTCACAGTCGCCATCCCCGACTCCGAGATCGATGACCTGCAGCACCGCCTCGTCGCGACGCGATGGCCTGACCCGGAGACAGTCCAGGACTGGTCGCAGGGCGTCCGAGTGGAGAACGCCCGATCGTTCGTCGACTACTGGGCGCGCGAATACGATTGGCGGCGTTTCGAGCGCGAACTCAATCGTCTGCCACAGTTCGTGACGGAGATCGACGGGCTCGACATCCACTTCATCCACGTCAGGTCGAAGAACCCGAACGCGATGCCGCTGATACTGACACACGGATGGCCGGGCTCGATCGTGGAGTTCCTGAAGCTGATCGGCCCGCTCACAGACCCCGAGACGTTCGGTGGCGATGTCGAGGACTCGTTCGACGTCGTCATTCCGTCGCTGCCCGGATTCGGGTTCTCCGGCAAGCCGACCGAGACGGGATGGACCGTTGCACGCATCGCGAAGGCGTGGGCGGAACTCATGGGTCGCCTCGGCTATGCGCGGTGGCCGCTCAGGGAGGCGACTGGGGTGCCGTCGTGA